A stretch of Coregonus clupeaformis isolate EN_2021a chromosome 37, ASM2061545v1, whole genome shotgun sequence DNA encodes these proteins:
- the LOC121554341 gene encoding NACHT, LRR and PYD domains-containing protein 1 homolog, whose product MIYRLNVIQTNIKDKLTDGSKFITGTISELYNKALDTVGTIITKLTKEIGVKYSESNMCLQKEFGLKTDSPKGCLSCNHMKSSMSWIQVEPSVSTEDETTVYTLDSSAAGHYECSLSGLRWVCESKVSLRYQFSSWELHRTTLKKMRLEEGGPLMDITMISGKLEEIHLPHFVCIEPDYPQSSLREEMKVLHVKDNRVLVEEVDEVTWFHAKLLHPSFSGRGLVLRRGLRWRVHCDILIFRSTRALLTLHTYLIQCDPSLAREVEAQEKSYGFLRLPKPKPEKSVRKGSRFTLKTSCRSSITPEEMKLRSTMPNYFEVYIKDAAMDFEMELISENGESAWKAEIRTDEYRDDTSTRDIEFVDEFRPQLIQRVNNVSAIADILFTKGMISEEINANISAAKTRQAKMRVIYEALNSGGPQVKGAFFTALKEKETFLVKDLDK is encoded by the coding sequence ATGATATATAGGCTTAACGTCATACAGACAAATATTAAGGACAAACTTACGGATGGTAGTAAATTCATCACTGGAACAATTAGCGAGTTATACAACAAGGCACTGGATACAGTAGGAACAATCATCACTAAACTGACCAAAGAGATTGGAGTCAAATATTCAGAGTCAAATATGTGTCTCCAAAAAGAGTTTGGCCTTAAAACCGATAGTCCAAAGGGATGTTTGAGTTGCAACCATATGAAGAGCTCAATGTCTTGGATTCAGGTTGAACCCTCCGTGTCTACAGAGGATGAGACCACTGTCTACACACTTGACTCTTCCGCAGCAGGGCATTATGAGTGCAGCTTATCAGGGCTGCGGTGGGTATGTGAGAGCAAAGTCAGCCTGCGATATCAGTTTAGCTCCTGGGAGCTTCACAGGACCACTCTGAAAAAAATGCGGTTGGAAGAAGGAGGTCCATTAATGGACATCACAATGATTTCTGGCAAACTAGAAGAAATTCATCTGCCACACTTTGTCTGTATAGAGCCAGACTACCCACAATCCTCCTTGAGAGAGGAAATGAAGGTTCTACATGTGAAAGACAACAGAGTGCTTGTGGAAGAGGTGGATGAGGTGACGTGGTTCCATGCCAAACTGCTTCATCCCTCTTTCTCTGGCAGGGGTTTGGTACTGAGACGTGGGTTGCGTTGGAGAGTGCACTGTGACATTCTGATCTTTAGGTCCACCAGAGCATTGCTTACCTTACACACCTATCTGATCCAATGTGATCCTTCTCTAGCACGGGAGGTGGAGGCACAGGAGAAGTCATATGGATTCTTAAGACTTCCAAAGCCAAAGCCGGAGAAGTCTGTTCGGAAGGGGAGTCGCTTCACCCTCAAGACCTCGTGTCGATCCTCGATTACGCCTGAAGAGATGAAGCTGAGAAGCACCATGCCAAACTACTTTGAAGTGTACATAAAGGACGCTGCGATGGACTTTGAGATGGAGTTGATAAGTGAGAACGGAGAATCTGCATGGAAAGCTGAAATACGAACAGATGAATACAGAGATGATACATCCACAAGAGACATTGAGTTTGTAGATGAATTCAGACCACAGCTCATTCAAAGAGTCAATAATGTGTCTGCCATAGCAGATATTCTCTTCACAAAGGGCATGATCAGTGAAGAGATCAATGCAAATATCAGCGCCGCAAAGACCCGCCAGGCCAAGATGAGAGTGATATACGAGGCACTGAATTCAGGTGGACCACAAGTGAAAGGTGCATTCTTTACTGCACTCAAAGAAAAGGAAACGTTTTTAGTGAAAGACTTGGATAAATAA